Genomic DNA from Dysidea avara chromosome 10, odDysAvar1.4, whole genome shotgun sequence:
GAATGTAACTTATAATAACATCATTGATCAGGGAGTTTTGTGGTTCTGTACTTTAAGTAAAGTGACTTTGATTTTCAGTGTGTTACTGTTCCTATACAGCCGGTCCCATTCATAATGGTTATTACAACCACTGTAGAATAGAGGACATTTCCTGGCCACAACTAGCTTCTTATTAGCCTAGCTACTACATGTAGTTGGTACTGCACTACCCCACTTTACACCCATCTCATATGCATATGGTCACTAGTCGTAATTTTCAATATATGCATTATACGTACATGTGTAGATGAACACTTCTAATTGAAAATAGAGTTTACAAGTATAAAATTGTATTTAATGTGCTGTATATATGCAGTTAGTTGTATACTTAAGTGCTTTTCTGCTAATACTGTGATAGCATCATATCATATTTGACAAGTTGCAGTGTTGTTAACTACTATAGAAGAAACAGTTGAATAATTAGTTACATACCATAATATAGCTATAACGATTACACAAAATTCAACAATGTATtgcataaaacatgaatgcacATGCTCTAACAGCAATAGTGTATAATACTCTTAACTTATGTTAAAATACATGCACAAGCTGTAAGTGCTTTGCATCATTGTGTCACGTCACTGACTGAATTTTGAGCTTAACACTGTGTGTATTCTTATATACATGCCAATTCTATCAATTGCAACTGCATCCATGTGAACTTTTGTATACCTCACCTACACCAGACACAGCTGGTTGTATTTCACTTATGGACATattaacatacacacacatacacacatatgcatgcactGCCATACAGTTTTGTCAAAATTAATGGTAACACTTACCAGTGAATGTGCGCTCACTAGTCAATGGACTTGAAAATGGATCATTGAAATCTACAAATGTAACTGCCACAGTGCAATTACTTATATCACCTAAAACAAGTTCCCATTTCCATCCACCATTCAAACCAGTTGGGGTAAAATATGGACATCCATCCTGTATATAAAATTGAGAAAGTAAAACTGTAACTAGATGATTTAGACTATGCACATACCTGATCCCTGAACACCTCCTTTTCATCTTGAGTGCAGTTAATAGTAGCTTGGCAATTTTGTAATCGATCTTGTATGCTTTCTGGTGTATCACCTTCAGTTGGTCCCCATGTCACATTAACAAGCAGCTTGGTACATGTCTCATTAAAAAACAATTCTGAGCAACTCAAATTGACAACAGGTGGGGCCGTGAATCTTTCTGAAATGTTAAAGTGACATAAGTGGTGCAGGAAACATCTACTAGTAGTTTTACCAACCATTAGTCAATGAATGTTTTATGGCTTTTTTAAGATTGttaactatagctacatactagAGAAGAATTTGAATATTAAAGAAAAACTGAATAATTATATCCTTTGTCTAGTCAATGTATTTTTATTAGTCTAGAACTAAAGCCAGCTAGCTacatgcaattttgactgttttaAATGTCTCCTTATAATAGCTATAATAGTATaagtgaccggatttcatataacaaggcttccacacacacaaaatcaaacttacgattttaccagaaatggattgctggtctaatacactatcatatttcacactgtgcttccttcagcactggcaagtctggtttctgtagcagctttcttccgaccctgtcaaagccacgagtgtgagattggcaccattaaatggccatggctttgtgataatggtgtgtagtgagctgggacttcacagagagctcgccaatagtgttctcagtcaatttggagtaatttgagggccatggagggccatggagagcccaaacttggcctctggactccaatcgtcttcttactccatcttatacccgtatattaagaccaccgtccacccccaccctcccacccttagtactaccacccttagtactaccacccttagtactaccacccttagtactaccacccttagtactaccacccttagtactaccatctgtgatattattacccgctcgaaaaaagctgctcaaaacagggcaaattttgggtatcagaaatgtatacacccactcagtgatagctagtgaacagatgaacaattggtgcaaattttgtttgcacagctgtaggcactgggaagttattacacaatgattccttaaaatcgccatatctcctaacaaagctttgtgcgtcgaagccttgttttgtcaaatccagtcacatattatcttGGATCAAATTTAAAGCACCTTCAAGTATTCTGTGCTCAAGTATATAAATTATGGACATCCATAAAACTTTCAGGCAGTGTTATATTGGAGCACACCAAGTCCATCTGAGAAGGAAAACATATTATGTATTTGCAATAGGTAATAAAAATCCTTGCTAAAGTTGTATCAAGACTTTATAATGTAGGCCCTCCCACATTGTAAACTCTTGGTGGATTTAGTGATGTGTTATACAGGTATATAGCATATTCCTATACCTTCTGTCTCTGTGTCTCTTTGGTAATCTCTTTTTTCTATAGAAAAGGTAACATCTATTAAACacaaacatatacacatatCTGTGTGAACAGCAAGCTTCCAGCATACAGTGTGTGCAATAAAATTACTGTAATACACACCTGAAACTGGTAGACTGGTGACAAAAACAAGAAGAAAAGAGGCAGTCAGTGCAACTAGTAACTTCTCCCTGTAAAAATGCATGCTgtataataacattattatggcATATAATGGCAATATGTTGCCATGCAAAGCCAATGTGGAACTGCTGaagtatatgtgtgcatgtagctataattttataaaattacTTACATATCCTGATTACAGAAAGATCTCTGCTTTTATCTTTTGCAATGCTTCAGTTTCACTTGTTACTGTTTCAAAGTCTTTGTACATGTTGCTTTTATAGATAGAGAGCTGTTTGAGTACATACAGTGGAAGCATGATGATTATAAAAACATAGCCTAGCAACTTAACCACACTAAAAAAAAACCATATATGGTTTTGGGAAACATTCCACAGGAAATGTACAGGAACCAATGAACTTTTATATAAACATCACCTAGCAATGTGTAATCAAAGATGAAATGTGACAATTCTGTTTCTAAAAAAAAGAACTAGATAAAGGTGATACGTAAATTTTTCCTATGTGATCATAGttgctaaataaataaaaatgtgtAGCTACTAGCAACATACAGCTAATCCCTTAAACCACAACAAAGTGTTTCTTATGTAGCTACTAGTTATGTAGAATAATTTTATCTCACCTGTGACCAAAAGTACTGTATAATGCTTATTTATTTTGCATGCATTTTTGTGCTCAAGATCGCATCTTTAAACACTGTAATTATAAGGTTGCATTTTAGTTTGGCTTGACCACACCTACATTAACAGCACTGAACTGAGCATTATATATAGCAAATGCTCAATCCATGGAGTGTTATTTATATATAGTCAATCCAAAACTAAAATGCAAACTTGGATCCTTGGCTGGATGGATgtctatatataattatatgatagTCCACATAATAGAAAATGCAATCTTGAAAAACAAATACAATGAAATGTAGTATGCCTCCTGCAGTCACATAATCAATGTTCATATACTTAAATTTgctgtgaccagatttgcgaaaaggggtcttccacacacatccatttctATGAGCTttgaagaccataacttagtgttcaagaaagatacaaaccTGAAAGTTTTTCCATCCATTAatctatgttggtgctcaccactgaccaaatttcaagtcaataacaGTTTGTAATCTCAAGTTAATAATTGTCAAAGtttgtaaattggatgtgtgtggaagaccccttttctcAAATCTATCCACAATTATAGCTAGCCAGCTAACAGTCATGCCCAAACTGATTGTTCAGTGCACTGAATGCCTGTGTAGCCACTGAAGGAAACTGGTAAGACACTTGTGCAGATATTATTTAACCTGGATTGGTTATTTATCCTAGCAGGACAACATGCAGACAGGAATGCCTAATTTTTCCCCAGGCTAGATGTATTGCcgccacccccagcaccagtaGTCATAAGTACTCGACAACTAAAGGTTGAAGTCCCTGTGCCCATCAAAGCAATTCAATGATCTCTGGAGAGATGGCAGCTGATTGAACATAAGATGGACCTGCTACCACAGATGCACACTACTGCAGAGCACAAAGAGAGAAGGACAGTGTGCATCTCATCCATACAGCTGCATACTATGCAGTTGAACCTTGGTGGAACAATATAGGTCTGCCTGATATCTATAGAAAACTATATATGACTTATTTTCCCATTCACCCAGTATTTGTAAAGACAAGAGGGTATCTCTACCCAGATGTGGTTTCCATATTCCTATTTCTCAGTTCTGTAGTTCATGTACATGGTGCATGCTGATTCTGCATGTGATGGGATACTGGATTTGCAGTAATTCTGTGCATTAGGGTGGAAGACCCTTACGCAAAACGGTCTTCTTTACTGAAAGCTAGCTAAGCAAAATTGCACTAGCTATACTCACTCCAGACCCAAGAAAAAAATAACAATAGAAAAaatatgtgtagctatattctCTATGCCTGAGCACCCTATCACATCACTAGGAACCATGGCCTGTGACTCAGCAGTGACTAACACTGAGGAAGTCCTTAAGTAAACACTGATTTCCTGAAAGTCAGATCTTCATCATTGATATAATGAGCTAATGAAGCTCCAGCAGGTCTGTGATGTATTAGGCTAGCtatatggactttatccacaatgacatcatgAGCACAAGATGACTGGTCAATATTACCATATATAGCCGTTAATATTTTGAGGAGCaaattttcaaggttgagcaatgctACCTAgttaaaattttcatggatttgcaaacactcccaaaatgtagtatgattattatgattatgattaaatatggGTAAAGGCAAAGCTTGTATACCAGATCAATGtgttatacaaaagtaaatctaaaatctaaaaaaataattatcttaACAgcaatttaaaagtgttaattgaaaaactttctacaacagaggtaggtaaactgttccaccATTAATCACTCTGTTCATAAAATAATTAGATCTGCATAACAATCTTGAATGTTGCTTGAACAATTTAAACTGGTGTCCCCTGGTAGTAGTAGTGGAGTAGGTGTATAGATTAGTAAAGTCAGAGCTGAAGTAGTTGTTAAGAATTTTGTGTAGAAAAATTAAATCACCCCTCTAGATCTGGCGTCTATACAACAGTGATGGTAAGGATAGCATTGACAGCCTCTCAGCATAGGATTTGTCATGTAACGATGGGAGGAGACGGGTAGCTCGACGTTGTACCTTTTCAACCTTTCTCTGATCAAGGGTAAATAGTGGCCATTTCCATATTCCAAGATGGGTCAAACTATAGCTAGTGTAGTAAACAACTTAGACAACATACCCAAGTCAAGATATTCAAAAGATTTCTTGATCATGCCAAGTATTCGATTAGCTTTGGTTGTAACTTTAGCAGTATGATCATGAAACTTAAGTTTGTCATCAAAGAGAATTCCGAGATCATCATGGGATGTAACTGTATCAATTGGAGTTCCATTAAGATAAAAGAAGCCATGATGGTGAGCTGGGCCAAAATGGAGATgtttacatttggagatgttaaaCTTCAATTGCCAGAGTTGTGACCATCTGTAAAGGCAACTTAAGTCATTCTGTAATGTAACATAGTCTTCATCATTTCTTATCACACAGAAAATCTTTGTATCACCTGCAAACATGAACACAGGGTTAGACACAATTGATGGAATGTCAATATATTGGAGGTATATTAGTATATTGGATGTCTAGATGTTTCAAGGATGAAATTTTCGCTGGTAACCTCCAAAACCTCGTAATCTCTGTTCCTGATCATGTTGTAGAAGCCGACAacattaacacttttaaatcttACCTAAATTTAGCTGGTAGCTAATCATGTACAATATACTCGTTATTGAGGTCTTATACATTATAATAATCAGCGACAAAAAATCATGTGACAAAAGTCTTCCTCTCCTTATCCAGAAGAGTCACTTTTTTTGCTAGCCAAAAAAAGACTGAAAAATTAATTGGATTAAGGGAAAGGCACCTGATCTTTTATCAGAACAAGGTCAAGAGCCTTATGGCTGGCCAGGCAGCCACTATGGGAGCGTGCTCCCCTGAGACAAACAATTGCTGGATGCAGCAGCGAAAAGCTAAGGCAACAGCGCAGCCAGGCCATAACACTAGTGTAAGGAACACCCCTTCTCAAAGACAAAAAATAGGCTAGACGTTTGTAAACAACATTAGTACAACCACTCATTCCACCAAATGTGAAAAACACTAACGGTACAAAAGAGCCCATCTCAACTTCTCTGATCCTTTGCTCATATTTTCTGCATTTCTCCTTCTCAAAGTGCTGATACAGTGAAGACACTGGAGTGGTGTGGTACAATGAAGCAGTTGGGTTGAAAACCTTGACATCAAAAAAGTCCTCTGGTGTTGGCCACCCCAGAACCCATCAGCCGAGACGTCCAAATGAGCCCCATCCTCAGCAATTTCCGTTGGGTCAGTATGTGAGTGTTTCACCTGAAAGGGTATGTAATGAAGgttacagacacacacacacacacacagacacacacagacacacagacacacacagacacacagacacacacagacacacacacagacacacacagacacacacagacacacagacacacacagacacacagacacacacagacacacacacagacacacacacagacacagacacacacacagacacacacacacagacacagacacacacagacacacagacacacacagacacacacagacacacacagacacacagacacacagacacacagacacacacagacacacacagacacacacagacacacacacacacacacacacacacacacacacacacacacacacacacacacacacacacacacttctgaTAGGGCATCAGCAGTAAAGTCCCTTAATTCATTATGTCTAAGGGTGGGATAACCACCAGTGGAACAATTCATAACATGTTCCAATGAGAATCCCTTACCAATCGCACTGTGTAGGCAATCCAGATGGAAGCCACCCATAGCACAAGCAAAGGGCATCACGAAAAGCGCTCTTATGCAAAAAGCCAAAGCGAAGCCAAGCTCGTTAACAGGCAAAGCTGGTCATGAAAGCCAAGATGAAGCCCCCTTCTCACTAGACAGTGCCATGATTCTCTGTAGATCAGCAGATATGATTGGTGGCAAACTGGCAGCAAAATCAGCTTGTCTGGGATCTGCGTCTTTTTCATGTTATTTGTGAGGCTATACCCGTGTCACCTGAGTTATCTAATGGTGAAGTCGTCCGCCATGCCAGAGAAACGAGGCAGAGGAAATAGCAATTCGCCTCCACTGCTCCCCCCCAGGGCCTCCCACAAAATGAGGCTGCGAGTGAGTCGGTCGACGATTGACACAACCAACCAAGCAGAACGACGACCTTAATGTACCACCAGTACCACCAAGTTAAATGTATTCCACTTGAACCACCAATAGTATATTTTGCGAACAGAACATACCTATGTTCCATTTATGCTTTACTCAAGGTTTTTTTCGTTATAAAACCATTCAATGGTGGAATGCATTACCATCATCTGTAACTGACTGTATTAATTCTCCATTTTATGAGTACATGGATGTCCTTAAGTGGCACTGTGACTCACTCCTTTGATAACATTAACAATGATTGTAATTAtatgcatgttttttttttgtttttttgttttagtgtgagtgtgccagtgtgtgttgTAAGTTGTTTACCATGGTTGTCTTTGTATCGGTTATACCTTGCTTTGTTTAGTTTTATGCGTATTATccatgtattgtaatgtgtccctccgggcaaggaagaacggctgtaACCGATTGCTcggaggttaaatatataaatcaaatcaaatgtGGTAGGTAGTACGTTCCGATGGTGTGACAACTAGCTATGAACGGTGTAGTAACTGGGAACACAGAGCCGACTGTGCTGGCTTGTCCAAAAGTTTGTATAAAGCTCTTAGCTACTGGTTCCCCAGGTAGTGTTATGTGTTTTTGCTCTCGTTGTGAtgccaaaggtcaaatcagtaCTGAAAATTTTCGACGAAATTGAAGAAAAACACAAGTCTCTTGTGAACAAACTGCAACAACTTGAAGGAAGAATattgtaaggccactccaaataaaactgtagtttcccgtcctgatGTTTTCGTTATGCTGTGCGGGCGGGAGGCTATTACTCTCATTGGGGATCGATTTATTCACCCAACCTGTTGTCGCACGTGATTATTCTTATTGTACAGGCGCTTATATATTTCTTTACCATGGTCAACCGCGGGGTCAACCGTGTTTGCGTGTTTTTCAACAAAACATTACTGGCGAGTGATTGGTGACTGTTTTAACCATGGCCAGGACTTGTATCTAGTCTAACACGATCACAGCGAGATGGCATCTGTTTTGAGATCAGCAAAGTAACCAGATTGAGATAGCCGCTGAGCTGGCTTGATAGCTTCAATATGGAAGGTACATAACTGGTTTATGCGAGGGTTTATGTCACTGGCACAATATATGTGTGTACCAAGTATAACCTCATGTATGTGTAGGGCTGAGGCAATCACTTTCTGAGTTATTTAACTCCACTGTAGTTTTAGCAGCAATTCTGTCCTCCAAGCAAGAGTAAAACAATGTCCTAAGTAATGCAGTGTCACACTCAACCTATGCAGGTCGGGCAATGGTGGGGAATTGCAATTATAGttattagcagtgttgggagtaacgcgttacttatgtaaggccaatgaaacttgattagcagtttcgcgtcatcgcccgcatgcttttgatacacccgcatggaatttcattattggtatttcagatcgaaataccctaatagaacggtcacttttactctaatagagcaatcagctatactctaatggaaaaaatcacttgttatagattagtaacgtaccttagctatttaatgcaagagtaatcagtatagatctcactgttttttggcagaaatcttcatgtttggatgtgtgttgtgcttttggaaaaataatgaataatgaataataaccgcccgcccgcatcaaattttcaaaaatctgagcgagaaactggtaatcaagtttcattggcctaacgcgttacgtaatagtATTACttctaagtaatataacgaaatacgctatgtaATATagctcaagttactttacttgcaaatgtaacgtgttacctaagtaatatttactgtaacgaatctaatattacgtaatactaccgtatagtgggttattttcgaaacagaaaatttcgtATAAGAAGCAAAATAtgaatttcgaaggattttaatttcgaagagtgcatatttcgaagtccggatggatttcaaataaacgaaAATTCATGTCACTaattaactgtaactaaatagttcagctgcaagtattatgtaatatgtaactagttgcttttaaaaagtaacttgcccaactcTGGTTATTAGACAATTCTTCACAAGTTCACTCTAGCTACCATAAATAATATTGTACAAGTAGAGATTCGCAACAGTGACGTCATTTCCGTaggaactaatagttttatgtatGGGCAATCCTCGTTACGGGTTTGATGGTCTTGGTTACGGGCTCAGAATCAGCCTCGGTTCACAAAATATAACCTGCATACAAATCTTCAGTTATTGGGGACTTAGATGATGCTTAAAAAATTCTTGTACCTTGTCACAATCCTTAGTAATAGTGCCACAAAAATTATTGGTGCCACCATAGCGAAGAAGTTCCAAGACAAACTGGCTGCAAACTGCAGTGAATTGATAACACTTACTTAATCTAATAGTGAAGAGGAAACTGTCAAGGTAAATTCAAGAAGAAATAAAGTATAGTTAGTGAGATATGGCCACTCAAAGTCCCTacccgtaacgaggattgtctgCAGTGATGTCACCGTTGCAAATCCCCacttgtactatattatctatgactacAAATCCTGCCTGGAAATCTGATTACATGCATGTGCCTCTACCTTGAGGATGACTTAGGGTAGAAATATCCATGGTCCAACCAGAAGTATGTGAGGTGTGACAATGTGTGTCCACTCTCTACTCACGTACAATTAAGCATACACCTTACACTGTTATAGCCTAATTGAGTACACTTGACCATTCTTTGTATTGTAGGTCCTAAATACCTTTAGTCCCTCCAAGCTACGTGTTTGTATAGTATtatataattgtacactactcatACCATGATGCACAGCTCACACACTTCTTAGTTACAAATTTTAATCCAACAGGTTTCACCATGCAGCAAAGAGGCCTGACGATGGAGTCATTCTTAATGATGACTATCACCTACCGGCATTAGTTCACCACCGTACAATCCATGCTGGACTCCTTCTTTGCTGAGAGAAGAGCAGACAAAGTTTTCAGCCACTTTGTATGGTTGGTGAGTTTGCTAGTATGCAGTAATTGCAGTGTAATATAGACACTTTAGGATCAACCACCAATGGTGACTTTTGGGCTAGTTTTATGAACTAGGATACCTCTACATTATGAAGGTGTCCCATTTACAGATTCCACTACACACTAGCAGACACGACATATAGTAGacgtacacacactacacaagccATTCATACATGCccgcatgcatgcatacacacattacacacgcacacaaactacAAAGCAAAGCACCTATTTCCacacactgggatgcctgtgcacctcTCAGGCACTTGCATCTTGTACatcaaatcctcctggggcaggacatACAAGATGTTAACAGTGCTGCTATTTAttactatgatgatgatgttacTGCCGCCCTCACAACAAAACGGCTAATGTAGTGACGCAATCGATCAATTCAGTATACAGGAATCTGTCCAGCCGTATTGCCAAGCAATACAGCATAGATTTATAAATGACCCCACTTACAGGATTAATTTTCTACAAACAGAGGTTGATCAGATTTGTAACGATGTTGTT
This window encodes:
- the LOC136268767 gene encoding uncharacterized protein isoform X1, yielding MEKLLVALTASFLLVFVTSLPVSEKRDYQRDTETEERFTAPPVVNLSCSELFFNETCTKLLVNVTWGPTEGDTPESIQDRLQNCQATINCTQDEKEVFRDQDGCPYFTPTGLNGGWKWELVLGDISNCTVAVTFVDFNDPFSSPLTSERTFTVVNNTATCQI